GCCTAACTTTAGACAGTGTTTAGTGACACTCGGTTTATTCGGTTTATTTGTTAACCATCAGTAATCTCAGAACGACACCTTCATTAAAGGTGTGTCATGTAAACACAGAAATGTGTTTGTTGACAAAGGTGACTTCCTGTTTCTTGACAGGGGgacagggagtagagagaggggaagaaaacaCTGTCAGGTGAGCGGGAAATGTGGGCCGGTTATGAGGCTTGGCACCTTTGACACTCGGAGGGTTAATGTGGGTATTAGAACTGCCTTCAGTTTCCCAGAGCCCCGCAAATCATGATTCATGAAATCACTGTCAAGGGGAACAGGATCCCATCTAGTGATAAAACAacccatttcctctctctctctctctctgctctctctctctctctctctctctctctctctctctctctctctctctctctctctctctctctctctctctctctctgtctctctctgcctctagcctctcccctctccctctatcccttgtTATTCTCCCTGTCTGTCTAAGCAGTATTGATGGATGGCAGCTTTCATGGCCCTTCATCCTTGTTGAGGTAGTGGAGAGATACACTCACAGATTATACAACATGTCAGCCATGTTTCCCCGGTAATACAGGGCATTCCGGTACGCCCTCTCCGCCTCTGCCATCTTGCCCTGGTTCTTCAGGACGTTTCCCAAGTTGCCCCATGCTAACAAAGAGAGACAGGTGTCTGTCAAGTGTATACAGGTATTGTGTAATGGAAAGATCTTGAGTTTTGCATTTATGAGGAAAGATTACAAATAATTTATGACATATACTTTATTCTTTATGGGCCAGTTTGTCAGCCATAgaataagcctagtcctggacctAGAATAATATAGAACTGAAAAATATTTTAATCTACATGAGAGTGATGTAATTCTCAGGCCTAACTTTATCACAGTGGGACTAAAGTACCAAACCAAAGGCTCATATTCCAGAATGTGTTGGTTAGTCAACAGTCTCCTCCACACTACCTTTAGCGGGGTTAACACTGATCCCAGACTTGTAGAGCATCTCCTCGTTGCTCCAGTCCCTGTTCCTCAGCACCGTCTTGATGCCGTACAGCAGCACCAGGCCCGCGCACAGACCCAGCAGCACGACCCTGGGGCCCCTGGTTCTCAGCCTGACGTACAGGGCCCGGATCCCCACCGTCACCAGCAGACAGAAGCCCATGCTGGGTATGTACAACAGCCGCTCGGCCACCACAAAGCCCACATAGAAGAAGAGGTTTGTGGCCGGGAGGAAGGGCAGCGAGAGTAGGCCCAGGGAGAAGACCACCACGTTCTCCGTGGAGGGGAGGGTGgcaagggaggggagggaggggtgggtggTCCGAGGGGAACATTGGTAGGTTTTGGTGAACCCATTCCCGTTGAGGGTGGTTTTCCCATTGGTctttggagagccctgctctgagtttatgttgtggttgttgtggttgccGTCTGGAGGATGGTAGCTGTGCCCATTGGTGAGGGCCTTCCCGTTCGCCAAGTGAGCTTTCCCATTGGTCTCCTTGGCCTTGGAGTCGGGGCTGCTACTGCTACGGAGGCCATACCAGGCCAGGAGAGTAAATCCAGCATAGAAGGCCACGGTGTGAAGGTTCCTCCAATCAGAAAAGGTCTTGATTAGCGGTAGAGCGTCCATGGACCAATCGAAGCTGAGCTGGACAGGGCATAGGAGGAGCCAGGCGTTGGTGGCGGGCAGGTAGAGGAAGGTCAGTGTTCGCGTGAGAAGGTGTGGCGAGTCGGCCGCCGGGTTGTCTGAGTTGGAGAAGTTGGGGGGCTTGTTACCCATCCAATAGAGACGAGCAGCCAGGAGAAGCACGCCCCAGGAGACCAACACACTCAGACTCAGCAGTACAGTGGTGTTCCTCTTCTGTAGGAGAGAGAAAACATTATAGGAATGTTATGGGTACTACCCTGGGACTTCTGTGAAACGTTCAGGGAACTTTTAGAAAACTTTAGCATTCTGAAAACGTTCCTGCTCGCATTCTGGGAATGCATTGGTAACTAGAAATAGTTTGTTGGCTGATACTAAGTCACATCTATTAGACTAAGTAGTAGATATTTTCTTTAACACAGAAGCATTTGGTTTTGGTTTATTTGGTGTGTATTCATATACATCAGTGCGAAATTTTGAATTTTGATTTCACATCACAAGGAATTTCTagaatagaactgtttagaaatGAGGAATGAAATGGAAGGAATGTTTTTGCAAAAGCTGCCCAGGGCTCAAGTCGTGTTCATGCGCAATTGACACAGCCAAGCACTCTGTGTATTATTGGCAAGTCCTCTGAAAAAAAGTATCTACAACGGCCAGAAATAATATGGCTCTGTTGCTACACAAACACAGAAAGCATTCTTTGAGAAATTAAGCATTGATAGCACTGAGAGACTAAATGGGGGATATTAACACTTCACATTCATCAGAAAACATACTTGTGGGAATCTTTATCAAATGACCCTC
This is a stretch of genomic DNA from Salvelinus alpinus chromosome 11, SLU_Salpinus.1, whole genome shotgun sequence. It encodes these proteins:
- the LOC139533799 gene encoding protein O-mannosyl-transferase TMTC2-like isoform X2; the protein is MGNKPPNFSNSDNPAADSPHLLTRTLTFLYLPATNAWLLLCPVQLSFDWSMDALPLIKTFSDWRNLHTVAFYAGFTLLAWYGLRSSSSPDSKAKETNGKAHLANGKALTNGHSYHPPDGNHNNHNINSEQGSPKTNGKTTLNGNGFTKTYQCSPRTTHPSLPSLATLPSTENVVVFSLGLLSLPFLPATNLFFYVGFVVAERLLYIPSMGFCLLVTVGIRALYVRLRTRGPRVVLLGLCAGLVLLYGIKTVLRNRDWSNEEMLYKSGISVNPAKAWGNLGNVLKNQGKMAEAERAYRNALYYRGNMADMLYNLGLLLQENHRSSEALHYYKLAIGSRPTLASAYLNTGIILMNQGGLEEAKRTFVTCAEIPDENLKDPHAHKSSVTSCLYNLGKLLHEQGLQEEALSVYKEAVQKMPKQFAPQSLYNMMGEAYMRLNRLEEAGHWYRESLRAKPDHIPAHLTYGKLLSIIGQKTEAEGYYRRAIQLDPSKGNCYMHYGQFLLEQSRLAEAAEMAERAADLDSSEFDVVFSAAHMLRQASLNQAAERHYERAANLRPDYPAALMNLGAILHLNGRLPEAETNYLRALQLKPDDVITQSNLRKLWNIMERQGLRTTQGP